The Verrucomicrobium spinosum DSM 4136 = JCM 18804 DNA segment ATCGGCCGCTGGCGGGATCAGGATGACACGGGCGGGGCCATTGATGCCGCGGGAGAACTGCCTGGCGGCAAGCGCTTCACGACCCCCAAGGAACTGAAGGGCATCATCGCAGCCCGCACCGATGACCTCGCGCGGAATCTGACGGAGAAACTGCTGGCCTATGCGCTGTGCCGCCAGATCGAAGGCTATGATGACATCGTGGTGGACCGCCTCATGGAGACCATCGCCAAGGATGGCTACCGCATGCAGACGCTCATCACCGAGGTGGTGACGAGTTATCCTTTCCTGAACCGCCGCGTGCAAAATTGACCCCGCCCAACCCTTCCCCCACCTGCTATGAGAAACCGCTTTCTGATCGACCGTCGCACCTGCTTGAAGGGGCTGGGTGCCTCCCTCGCGCTGCCTCTCCTGGAGACAATGGGCTGGGCAGATGCCCTCAAGGGCAAGGCCGCGTACAAACCCCCGGTGCGGATCGGATTCATGTACATGCCGCATGGGGTGATCATGGATCAGTTCTGGCCCGCGAGCCCGGAGAGCTTTCTCACCGCCCCGCCTCCCGCGCTGGAGTCCCTGCGGCCAGTGCTGGACCAGTGCTTGTTGATGAAAGGGATCTCCGGCGTGCCCATCGCCCCGTTCAACGGTGCGCCTCATGCGCTGGAGCTTTCCACCTGGCTCACTGCGACCCTGCCCGATGCCAACCGCCGCAACCAGATCAACATTGCCATCTCGGCCGACCAGATTGCCGCCAACTATGTGGGCGGGCTCACGTCGCTGCCCTCCCTGGAGCTGGCCACCATGCCGCAGACGCACAAGGAGAACCAGGAAGGCCTCAATGAGGGGTACTACTCGCATTGTAGTTTCCGCTCACCCACCCAGGCTGTGCCGGCGGAGATCAACCCGCGCAATGTGCTGAACCGCCTTTTCAAGAGCAACGACTTCAGCGGTCAGGGGCGGGGCGGGCGCGGTGCCGGGCAGTCGGATGCGCTGGACCGCAGCATGCTGGATCTGGTGATCGGCGGTGCCAAAGACCTGCGCCGTACCCTGCCGCAGAACGACCAGCACAAGCTGGATGAGTACCTGGACAGCGTGCGTTCCCTGGAGCGCCGCATCGCCTCCATTGAGTTCCGTCAGAAGGAGGCCGCGCTGGAGAAGGCGGGTGTCAGCACCAGGCGGCGCAACGATGCCGACTCCCCGCCCATCGAGATCAGGATCCCGGAAGGCGACCGGCGCAGCGAGTACATGCAGGTCATGTGTGACCTGAACGTCCTGGCCTTCCAGACAGACACCACCCGGGTGAGCACCTACATCGGCTCCACCCCCAACGGCGTCTCCTACCCCGAGCTCGGGTTCAAGGACGAACACCACTCCCAGACCCATCACAACAACCAGGGCGACAAGGTGGGCAAGGTGGCCGCCATCACCGCGTTCAACATCTCCCAGTTCGCCCACATGGTGAAGAAGATGGCCAGCCTGAAGGAGGGCGACGGCACCCTGCTGGACAACTGCATCATGATGTGGGGTTCCGGCCTGGAGGATGGCAACAAACACTCCCGCGAGAACCTGCCCTTCATCATCGCCGGCAAGGGCGGTGGCTCCATCAACACGGGCCGCTTCCTGGCCGATACCAAGGGCAACCAGGGAGACCTGCTCACCACGCTGCTGGCCTGCGCGGGCGTGCCGCTGGACCGGCCCATCGGCATCGCGACCAAGCAGATCACGGAGATGATGGTGAAGGTGTAGAGAAAGGAGAGGGGAACTGGCGCGTACCTACACGCCATGAAGCGTTTCCTCCTCCTTCTCGCGGTCCTGCTGGTGCCGCTGGCGATCCGTGCCACCGCCAGCGCCGCCCCTCCGGCCAAGCTCAAGATCTACCTCCTGGCAGGCCAGTCCAATATGGAAGGGCACGCCAGGGTGGAGACCTTTGACTACATCGGGGATGACCCCGCCACCGCACCGCTGCTCCAGCAGATGCGGGGTGCAGATGGCAAGCCAACCGTCTGCGACCATGTCTGGATCTCCTATTTTACCGGCACTGGTAACTCGAATGGCGAAGGCTTGGGGAAGCTCACCGCAGGTTATGGCTCGCGACAGGACCCCGCGAAAGATGGCGGCAAAATCGGGCCTGAATTCACCTTTGGCCTGACCCTGGACAAGGCGCTTCAGGAGCCGGTCCTCATCATCAAAACGGCGTGGGGCGGCAAGTCACTGTACCACGACTTCCGCTCTCCAAGCTCCGGGGTGTACTCGCGCACGGCCAAGGACATCGAGAAAGGGCAGCATGCCGAGGCCCAGTCCGGCGAGTACTACCGCCTCATGATCGGGCACGTGAAGCACGTGCTGTCTGACCTCAAACGCGTGTGCCCGGCTTATGATGAAAAGCAGGGCTACGAGATCGCCGGGATGGTCTGGTTCCAGGGCTGGAATGACATGGTGAACCGCGAGGTGTACCCCTTGCCGAAGCCGGGCGATGCCACGCCGCGTTACGCAGAGTACAGCCGACTGATGGCCAACTTCATTCGCGATGTGCGCAAGGACATCAACGCCCCCCAGATGCCCTTTGTCATCGGGGTGATGGGCGTTGAAGGAAGCAAGCCGAACGAGCACATTGCCGCCTTCCGCGAGGCCATGGCGGCTCCAGCAGCCCTGCCAGAGTTCAAAGGGAATGTCATCGCCGTCCCAACCGCGCCATTCTGGTCGGAGGAACTGGGGGCCATTGCCAGCAAGCGTGATGAGGTGCGGCAGATGGGCTATTACCTGAAGACGAAGAGCGCCAAACACGCGAATGCGGATGGCTCCATGAGCGAACCGCAGCAGCGGGAGTACTTGAAGAAGTTCGAGGCGGATCTGATCTCGCCTGCGGAAGAGGCGCTTTGGAAGAGAGGGGCCTCCAACGGAGGGTATCACTATCTCGGCTGTGCCAAGACCTTCGCGTTGATGGGCAAGGCGTTCGCGGAGGCGTTGTTGCGGACGGGTGGCCAGCATTGAGTCAGCTGAATGTAGTCCAGAGCTTTAGCTCGGTATGGAGATACGGGAGCCGTTCGACTGACGCGCTGGAGTGCTGGACTACTTTGCCTGCGAGTCCTCTCGTTTCGTGGGTTGATGCGGGCAGAACGAAATTTTCTTCGCGGGGCGTGGGAGTTCGGGCGAGGGCCGCGGACTCCCCTACATCCAAACCCGTACTCGAACCGAACTTGTGCTCGGAGAGCCAGTATTCTTATACTCGACCTGCTGCCGCATGCCCCCTGATGCCATGAAACTCCCCCGGCCCCTGCTCAGCCACGGATTGGCGTCTGTCGGTCTGCTCGTATTTGCATTTGGCTTCCAGCTCCAGGCCGCTCCGCCTGTGGCGGTCAATGATTCGGTGGTGATGCATCACCTGCAGAAGGCGCGGATCGCAGCGCTGGCGAACGATACCGGGAACGTGAGCAGTCCCACCGTCGCCATCATGCAGGCTCCGCAGTGGGGCAGTGCCGTTGCGGACAGCAGCGGTCGCATTCTCTACACGCACCAGTCAGGCACCCCGGCCAGCGACTCATTCACCTACCGGGTGACCAGCGCTGAGGGCACGTCGAACGCGGCCACGGTGACGGTGGCCTTCTCCAACAGCCTGCGCATTTCTGGCGGCTTCAATATTCCTGCCACGCCGCCCCCGTTGGCCGTGCAGCTCACACCGGTGGTCACAGGGTTGGCCTCGCCTACGGCGATCGCCACACCACCCGGGGAGACGCGGCGGGTGTTCGTGTGTCAAAAAGGAGGGCTGTTGCGTTTGGTTCAGGACATAACGGCATCCACGCCAGCCGTGTCCACCTTTTTGAATCTTGCCAATGTGCTGACCCTGCGGGGCGAATCTCTCAGCACCACCAGCGAGCAGGGCCTCCTGGGTCTGGCCTTTCATCCCAACTACGCGACGAATCGATACTTTTACCTCTTCTATTCTGTCACCGCCGGCGGCATCACCTACGAGCGCGTCTCCCGCTTCACCACCAGTACGACAGATCCGAATCTGGCGGACGCCGGTAGCGAGGTGGTGCTCATTCAGCAGCGGGATGATGCCTCCAATCACAATGGCGGAGATCTCCACTTCGGGCCGGATGGGTATCTGTACATTTCCCTGGG contains these protein-coding regions:
- a CDS encoding DUF1552 domain-containing protein, which translates into the protein MRNRFLIDRRTCLKGLGASLALPLLETMGWADALKGKAAYKPPVRIGFMYMPHGVIMDQFWPASPESFLTAPPPALESLRPVLDQCLLMKGISGVPIAPFNGAPHALELSTWLTATLPDANRRNQINIAISADQIAANYVGGLTSLPSLELATMPQTHKENQEGLNEGYYSHCSFRSPTQAVPAEINPRNVLNRLFKSNDFSGQGRGGRGAGQSDALDRSMLDLVIGGAKDLRRTLPQNDQHKLDEYLDSVRSLERRIASIEFRQKEAALEKAGVSTRRRNDADSPPIEIRIPEGDRRSEYMQVMCDLNVLAFQTDTTRVSTYIGSTPNGVSYPELGFKDEHHSQTHHNNQGDKVGKVAAITAFNISQFAHMVKKMASLKEGDGTLLDNCIMMWGSGLEDGNKHSRENLPFIIAGKGGGSINTGRFLADTKGNQGDLLTTLLACAGVPLDRPIGIATKQITEMMVKV
- a CDS encoding sialate O-acetylesterase codes for the protein MKRFLLLLAVLLVPLAIRATASAAPPAKLKIYLLAGQSNMEGHARVETFDYIGDDPATAPLLQQMRGADGKPTVCDHVWISYFTGTGNSNGEGLGKLTAGYGSRQDPAKDGGKIGPEFTFGLTLDKALQEPVLIIKTAWGGKSLYHDFRSPSSGVYSRTAKDIEKGQHAEAQSGEYYRLMIGHVKHVLSDLKRVCPAYDEKQGYEIAGMVWFQGWNDMVNREVYPLPKPGDATPRYAEYSRLMANFIRDVRKDINAPQMPFVIGVMGVEGSKPNEHIAAFREAMAAPAALPEFKGNVIAVPTAPFWSEELGAIASKRDEVRQMGYYLKTKSAKHANADGSMSEPQQREYLKKFEADLISPAEEALWKRGASNGGYHYLGCAKTFALMGKAFAEALLRTGGQH